Proteins from a genomic interval of Psychrobacter fulvigenes:
- a CDS encoding peptide MFS transporter: MSRESGSEVSAAELESLDNGFMGHPKPLRPLFFTEMWERFSYYSIRPLLVLFMVATVGSGGFGFDEVTASAIYGIFAGSLYLAAVPGGWLADNWLGQERALWWGSIIIALGHLCIALSAMFGMTLFFVGLMCIVLGSGLFKTCISVMVGALYEEGDVRRDSGFTLFYMGINIGALLAALIVGVFKEQGMWHVGFGVGGLGMLVSLLTYRFSAQKTLTHYAQAKGITPEWERSNDRYRNVGRWVAGFLALLVAVVVLVSAGIMPFQPEMVAEYMTYIIAAVVILYFVIMFISPRLDKTDKLRLLICFILIIGSTLFWSSFEQQPTSFNLFADRYTDLNVLGFEIPSIWFQSLNPLFILLLAPIISIIWVKLGNRGIEPSSMAKFALGMLLAAAGFGLMIVASKSILTNDTGLASPLWLVGSLLLLTLGELALSPVGLSSMTKLAPKGMQGQMMGLFFASLAMGNLVAAFFGGNVSADKIEGLPTLFTTMAVFLVVTAVVLLLLAKPINKMLEKSEHADKAS; this comes from the coding sequence ATGAGCAGAGAATCAGGTTCTGAGGTCAGTGCTGCTGAATTAGAGTCGCTAGACAATGGCTTTATGGGGCACCCAAAGCCGCTGCGCCCGCTATTTTTTACTGAGATGTGGGAGCGGTTTTCTTATTATAGTATTCGCCCGCTATTAGTACTATTCATGGTGGCGACAGTAGGCAGCGGTGGTTTTGGTTTTGATGAAGTCACCGCATCTGCTATCTATGGTATCTTTGCTGGTTCGTTATATTTAGCAGCGGTACCAGGGGGCTGGCTAGCTGATAACTGGCTTGGTCAAGAGCGTGCTCTGTGGTGGGGTAGTATTATTATTGCTCTTGGGCATTTGTGTATTGCGCTCTCCGCTATGTTTGGCATGACGCTGTTTTTTGTCGGTCTCATGTGCATTGTTTTGGGCTCAGGGCTGTTTAAAACCTGTATCTCCGTAATGGTTGGTGCGTTGTATGAAGAGGGTGATGTGCGCCGTGATAGCGGCTTTACCTTGTTTTATATGGGCATCAATATCGGCGCGTTATTAGCCGCGCTTATCGTTGGAGTGTTCAAAGAACAAGGCATGTGGCACGTCGGCTTTGGTGTTGGTGGTCTGGGTATGTTGGTCTCATTGCTCACCTATCGTTTTTCTGCTCAAAAGACACTGACCCATTACGCGCAAGCAAAGGGCATCACTCCTGAGTGGGAGCGCTCAAATGACCGTTACAGAAACGTAGGCCGCTGGGTCGCAGGATTCCTAGCCTTGTTAGTGGCAGTCGTCGTTTTAGTCTCTGCAGGGATCATGCCGTTTCAGCCTGAAATGGTAGCAGAGTATATGACCTACATCATCGCAGCCGTGGTGATACTCTACTTTGTTATTATGTTCATTTCACCTAGGCTTGATAAAACCGACAAGCTGCGTTTGTTGATTTGCTTTATTTTAATTATTGGCTCGACGCTGTTTTGGTCAAGCTTTGAGCAGCAGCCGACTTCTTTTAACTTGTTTGCTGATCGTTATACAGATTTGAACGTTTTAGGGTTTGAGATACCAAGTATTTGGTTTCAATCACTCAACCCTCTATTCATCTTATTGCTAGCGCCAATCATTAGTATTATCTGGGTTAAGCTTGGCAACAGAGGCATTGAGCCTAGCAGTATGGCAAAATTTGCTCTCGGTATGCTGCTTGCCGCCGCAGGCTTTGGCTTGATGATTGTGGCGTCCAAGAGTATCTTGACCAATGATACTGGTCTCGCGTCACCGTTGTGGTTGGTGGGTAGTTTGCTGCTACTGACACTTGGTGAGTTGGCACTTAGTCCTGTAGGTCTATCATCGATGACTAAGCTTGCCCCAAAAGGCATGCAAGGACAGATGATGGGGCTGTTCTTTGCTTCTTTAGCGATGGGTAACCTTGTTGCCGCATTCTTCGGTGGTAATGTCTCAGCAGATAAAATCGAAGGATTGCCAACACTCTTTACGACGATGGCAGTCTTTTTGGTGGTGACAGCCGTTGTATTGTTGTTATTGGCGAAACCTATCAATAAAATGCTCGAAAAAAGCGAGCACGCTGATAAAGCGAGCTAA
- the lnt gene encoding apolipoprotein N-acyltransferase, translated as MRLTTVDLQKRLNPDSSKRMPLGLTIVIALLAGAMFLFALAPYGIWPIALLSPAILYALLLPEMTGKRAFFIGHAYGTGLFCVGAFWLYTSIHVYGNTPVWLALIMIALMGLGMGLFHGFLALIFNRMLGRQPLSFAALWILQEWMKTWLFTGFPWLFVGYAFTEQYWLSSLAPIAGVFAVSFVAVLLAASIVELLRRRGGYMIVSIALLVISTSLWLMNPQWTKPKGTPNLSVSLIQGNIPQDLKWLTEFQVETLNIYATLTSTEWGRDIVLWPESSIPMFQTEAWGFINEMVKIANETNTTWVTGIPYKDEAAFDPSTDKYPPFYNSVIALGAEAEGLYKKQRLVPFGEYIPFEGLLDILPDLAGSQDIMSYSRGSEQQSPLQVRGHSLGSAVCYEVAYPDTTRKNAIGTDFLLTISNDAWFGTSAGPLQHLQMVQMRALENGRWFMRATNTGVTAIIDHKGRIVERAPQFERTVLRGEVQARVGNTPFMRFGHYPVLFVITLLLLLSYLGKRATNRANLGK; from the coding sequence ATGCGCCTGACTACTGTTGATTTACAAAAGCGTCTAAACCCTGATAGCTCTAAGCGCATGCCGCTTGGACTGACTATCGTGATCGCTTTACTTGCAGGTGCGATGTTTTTATTTGCCCTTGCGCCTTATGGTATCTGGCCAATAGCGCTACTATCGCCCGCTATTTTGTATGCTTTGCTATTGCCAGAGATGACTGGTAAGCGTGCGTTTTTTATCGGTCATGCTTATGGCACAGGACTGTTCTGCGTGGGCGCATTTTGGCTGTATACCTCTATTCATGTCTATGGTAATACTCCAGTATGGCTGGCGCTGATTATGATTGCGCTGATGGGTCTGGGAATGGGATTGTTTCATGGTTTTTTAGCCTTGATATTCAATCGTATGCTCGGTCGTCAGCCATTGTCATTTGCGGCTCTTTGGATACTACAAGAATGGATGAAAACTTGGCTATTTACAGGCTTTCCTTGGTTATTCGTCGGTTATGCGTTTACTGAACAGTACTGGTTGTCATCGCTTGCACCGATAGCTGGCGTGTTTGCTGTTTCTTTCGTCGCGGTATTGCTAGCGGCAAGTATCGTAGAGCTACTGCGTCGCCGCGGTGGTTATATGATTGTTTCGATAGCCCTATTGGTGATCAGCACGTCGTTGTGGCTGATGAATCCACAATGGACCAAGCCCAAAGGCACACCCAACTTATCGGTATCCTTGATACAAGGTAATATCCCGCAAGATCTCAAGTGGCTGACAGAGTTTCAAGTAGAAACGCTCAATATTTACGCCACGTTGACCAGTACAGAGTGGGGGCGTGACATCGTGCTGTGGCCTGAGTCATCGATTCCAATGTTTCAGACTGAAGCGTGGGGATTTATCAATGAAATGGTAAAAATAGCGAATGAAACGAATACTACTTGGGTGACTGGTATTCCTTATAAAGATGAAGCGGCTTTTGATCCCAGTACCGATAAGTACCCTCCTTTTTATAACAGCGTCATTGCCCTAGGAGCAGAGGCAGAAGGTCTGTACAAAAAACAACGTCTAGTGCCTTTTGGCGAGTATATTCCGTTCGAAGGTTTGTTGGATATCTTACCTGATTTGGCAGGTAGTCAAGACATCATGAGCTATAGCCGTGGGAGTGAGCAGCAATCACCACTACAGGTGCGCGGGCATAGCTTGGGGTCAGCAGTTTGTTATGAGGTAGCATATCCTGATACCACTCGGAAAAACGCGATTGGTACGGACTTTTTATTAACCATCTCAAATGATGCTTGGTTTGGCACCTCAGCAGGTCCGTTGCAACATTTGCAAATGGTGCAGATGCGCGCGTTAGAGAATGGGCGCTGGTTTATGCGTGCCACCAATACTGGTGTGACCGCTATCATTGATCACAAAGGCCGCATTGTAGAGCGCGCCCCGCAGTTTGAGCGTACCGTATTACGTGGTGAGGTTCAGGCTCGGGTTGGTAATACGCCCTTTATGCGCTTCGGACATTACCCAGTGTTATTTGTCATAACGCTATTGTTGTTATTGAGCTACCTAGGCAAGCGTGCAACCAATCGTGCTAATCTGGGCAAGTGA
- a CDS encoding cytochrome-c peroxidase, giving the protein MADSSQNNPKKELLYALAGVGIFLAIVLLIGISAFLRPAGEHMEVAVDEDAAEVVETEVTAAASAENTVAEPIVSVRDEPIEPIPVVAITEPKKVELGNMLWFDTRLSKSGGLSCNSCHDLAKGGTDNIPTSIGHGWAEGPINSPTVLNSRFFLAQFWDGRAKDLMEQAGGPIENPIEMASSHEHVVKVLNSIPEYKTRFNEAFDTDGDITIDQITSAIAIFEDTLVTPNSRFDQWLGGDDDAITAQELNGYKVFKESGCVVCHSGIALGGSSFQKFGVFEKYTTQNLSEGRYAVTGKEADKYVFKVPTLRNIELTYPYFHDGQVNSLAEAVNIMGKIQLNREYTEEETTDIVAFLKTLTGDQPVINYPTLPPSNENTPLPEPFEKTTS; this is encoded by the coding sequence ATGGCCGACTCAAGCCAAAATAACCCAAAAAAAGAATTGCTCTATGCCTTGGCAGGTGTGGGCATTTTTTTAGCCATCGTACTGCTAATTGGTATTTCGGCTTTCTTGCGTCCAGCGGGTGAGCATATGGAAGTGGCGGTGGATGAGGACGCTGCTGAAGTGGTAGAGACTGAAGTCACTGCTGCAGCCAGTGCTGAAAACACTGTGGCAGAGCCTATTGTTAGTGTTCGTGATGAGCCTATTGAGCCTATCCCGGTAGTCGCCATCACTGAACCTAAAAAAGTTGAGCTGGGTAATATGCTGTGGTTCGATACGCGCTTATCCAAATCTGGTGGCCTATCTTGCAACAGTTGTCATGATCTTGCCAAAGGTGGTACAGATAACATACCTACTTCAATTGGGCATGGATGGGCAGAAGGGCCTATCAACTCACCAACCGTTCTCAACAGCCGCTTTTTCTTGGCGCAATTTTGGGATGGCCGTGCTAAAGACCTAATGGAGCAAGCAGGCGGCCCAATCGAGAACCCGATTGAAATGGCATCAAGCCATGAGCATGTGGTCAAGGTACTTAATTCTATTCCAGAGTACAAAACACGATTTAATGAAGCATTTGATACCGATGGTGATATTACTATCGATCAAATCACCAGTGCTATTGCTATATTTGAAGATACTTTAGTAACGCCCAACTCACGCTTTGATCAGTGGCTTGGTGGCGATGATGACGCCATCACGGCGCAAGAGCTAAATGGCTATAAAGTCTTTAAAGAAAGTGGCTGTGTTGTTTGTCACAGTGGTATAGCACTCGGTGGTAGCTCGTTCCAGAAGTTTGGGGTGTTTGAAAAATATACCACGCAAAATTTATCTGAAGGACGCTATGCGGTCACTGGTAAAGAAGCAGATAAGTATGTGTTTAAAGTACCAACCCTGCGTAATATCGAGCTGACCTATCCGTACTTCCATGACGGTCAAGTAAACTCACTGGCCGAAGCGGTCAATATCATGGGTAAAATACAGCTTAACCGTGAATATACCGAAGAGGAAACGACAGATATAGTGGCTTTCTTAAAGACGCTTACCGGTGATCAGCCAGTCATTAACTATCCTACATTACCACCATCGAATGAGAACACGCCATTACCTGAGCCGTTTGAAAAGACCACGTCTTAA
- a CDS encoding CBS domain-containing protein: MSDDTPSPSSWSMRGLKRWLSTAPETRDELIRLVQDSRQFLEPDTVDMLEGVLDLPATQVREIMTPRPQVIGLHESTSLKEVMDIILDTTHSRYPVFDSQDDDAVIGILLAKDLIPILVHMVRDQEDRIDSKRLKDLVRQPLYISETARSDTLLRSLQRTQVHMAIVIDEFGNFAGVVTMEDLLEEIVGDIVDEHDDFDEDSDINNIVAHPEKPNTWRVQASTVIEDCNDELGSQFDDTDVDTMGGLVMQALGYVGDLEGESVQIDDWQIKVIDVEGRFIQNLELTKTTGEQQLLIGSH; this comes from the coding sequence ATGTCTGACGACACTCCCAGCCCGAGTAGTTGGTCGATGCGCGGCTTAAAACGCTGGCTATCGACCGCCCCCGAAACCCGTGACGAATTGATTCGCTTGGTACAAGACTCGCGTCAGTTCTTAGAGCCTGACACCGTGGATATGTTAGAGGGTGTGCTCGATCTGCCCGCCACCCAAGTGCGTGAGATTATGACGCCGCGCCCGCAAGTTATTGGCCTACATGAAAGCACCAGTCTCAAAGAGGTGATGGATATCATCCTTGATACGACGCATTCGCGCTATCCAGTATTTGATAGCCAAGATGATGATGCGGTGATTGGTATCTTATTGGCAAAGGATTTGATTCCTATCTTGGTGCATATGGTGCGCGATCAAGAAGATAGGATAGATAGCAAACGTCTAAAAGACTTGGTGCGTCAGCCGCTATATATTAGTGAGACTGCACGCTCTGATACGCTACTGCGCTCCTTGCAGCGCACGCAAGTTCATATGGCAATTGTGATTGATGAGTTTGGTAACTTTGCTGGCGTGGTCACTATGGAAGATCTGCTAGAAGAAATCGTCGGTGATATCGTCGATGAGCATGATGACTTTGATGAAGACAGTGATATCAATAATATCGTTGCCCATCCAGAAAAGCCTAATACTTGGCGAGTCCAAGCGTCTACGGTCATTGAAGACTGTAATGACGAGCTAGGCAGCCAGTTTGATGATACCGATGTCGATACGATGGGTGGACTTGTCATGCAGGCGCTTGGCTATGTCGGTGACTTAGAAGGAGAAAGCGTACAAATTGATGACTGGCAGATTAAGGTCATTGATGTAGAAGGGCGCTTTATTCAAAACCTAGAACTGACCAAGACCACTGGCGAGCAACAACTACTGATAGGTAGTCATTGA
- a CDS encoding YcgN family cysteine cluster protein has translation MGNDVSTKTADSLRPQFWERFALAELKHSEWEALCDGCGSCCLIKYIDEDEQGNVDEELVEYTDVTCKLMDCATGYCRHYESRQEYVPDCIQLTIENLPDMMWLPAHCAYKRLYKGQSLPAWHLLLTKDAVATQQQMRAANVGVAGRCVSETGMSDEEMEMRVVTWVTP, from the coding sequence ATTGGCAATGATGTTAGTACTAAGACGGCTGATTCACTGCGCCCACAGTTTTGGGAGCGCTTTGCGTTGGCAGAACTCAAGCATAGCGAATGGGAAGCGTTATGCGATGGCTGTGGCAGCTGCTGCCTCATTAAGTATATCGACGAAGATGAGCAGGGCAATGTGGACGAGGAGTTGGTCGAATATACGGATGTCACTTGCAAGCTGATGGACTGTGCTACAGGCTACTGTAGACATTACGAATCACGCCAAGAGTATGTACCAGACTGTATCCAGCTGACGATTGAGAATTTACCTGACATGATGTGGCTGCCCGCGCACTGTGCATACAAGCGCTTGTATAAAGGCCAGTCATTGCCTGCATGGCATCTACTATTGACCAAAGATGCAGTAGCCACGCAGCAGCAAATGCGCGCGGCCAACGTTGGGGTAGCAGGGCGCTGCGTCTCAGAGACAGGTATGTCTGATGAAGAAATGGAGATGCGCGTGGTGACTTGGGTGACGCCTTAG
- a CDS encoding Lnb N-terminal periplasmic domain-containing protein, whose product MSLRNFFSKFLSSLKADHSGSASTSNDTHRPRNWRHYIVQFLLIIALILSALWLLMAVWYQLGATSPMTWLATIFIIGSLTALLSNRYWPKLIHKVLPKSVAKTVINHHMSSKWLAGLYAAIWLIGAGWFVSLSPQQDRDWQPEVSQRLSYERDANNPDLITFTNIRNFDWHTSEDATERWETRTVDMSKLSGVDIINSYWMGPLIAHTLVSFRFEDERPLSFSLEIRKENGESFSSLGGLFKRYELSLIAAEERDIIYTRSNARGEQVYLFPVSNLKQSEVKSLFESYLTVADELNAEPAWYNTLTSNCTNIIFYMARIISGERLPWDYRIWASGWLPNYLYEIGMLPKAPKEEAQPWSMDTWYERAHINPKVRGFDNQSNVDASANSSEFSTQIRQDLPIPMLTDANKIAD is encoded by the coding sequence ATGTCGCTACGCAATTTTTTCTCTAAGTTCTTGTCGTCTCTTAAAGCCGATCATAGTGGGTCAGCCAGTACGAGTAACGACACACATCGACCAAGAAATTGGCGGCATTATATTGTGCAGTTTTTATTAATCATTGCCTTGATATTGTCAGCACTGTGGCTGTTGATGGCAGTCTGGTACCAGCTTGGCGCGACGTCACCTATGACATGGCTGGCAACGATTTTCATCATCGGCTCGCTCACAGCGTTACTCAGTAATCGTTATTGGCCAAAGCTGATTCACAAAGTACTTCCAAAGTCAGTCGCGAAGACCGTTATCAATCACCATATGAGTAGCAAATGGCTAGCAGGACTTTATGCTGCTATCTGGCTCATCGGTGCTGGCTGGTTCGTCTCCCTCTCTCCGCAGCAAGACCGTGATTGGCAACCTGAAGTCAGTCAAAGACTCTCTTATGAGCGGGATGCAAATAACCCTGACTTAATCACCTTTACCAATATACGTAACTTTGATTGGCACACTAGCGAGGATGCCACCGAACGTTGGGAGACGCGTACGGTGGATATGTCCAAGCTCTCTGGCGTCGATATCATCAACTCATACTGGATGGGGCCACTAATTGCCCACACCTTGGTCAGCTTTCGCTTTGAAGATGAGCGTCCGCTGTCTTTTTCACTTGAGATTCGTAAAGAAAATGGAGAATCATTTTCATCGCTGGGCGGACTGTTTAAGCGTTATGAGCTGAGCCTGATCGCTGCTGAAGAGCGTGACATTATCTACACTCGCAGCAATGCACGCGGTGAGCAGGTATACCTATTCCCTGTCAGCAACTTAAAGCAGTCTGAAGTAAAATCGTTATTTGAGTCTTATCTGACGGTAGCTGATGAGCTAAATGCCGAGCCTGCTTGGTACAACACCTTGACCAGTAACTGTACCAATATTATCTTTTATATGGCACGTATCATCAGTGGTGAGAGGTTGCCATGGGACTATCGGATTTGGGCGTCGGGCTGGTTGCCCAACTATCTATACGAGATAGGTATGTTGCCAAAAGCGCCAAAAGAAGAGGCGCAACCTTGGTCAATGGACACTTGGTATGAGCGTGCGCATATTAATCCAAAAGTTAGGGGTTTTGATAACCAGTCCAATGTAGACGCAAGTGCTAATAGCAGTGAGTTTTCTACTCAAATTCGTCAAGACCTTCCCATTCCGATGCTTACTGATGCTAACAAAATCGCTGACTAG
- the fabF gene encoding beta-ketoacyl-ACP synthase II yields the protein MSQNSNSPTPNANNNTQAAAAKPRKPPHYERSDETRVVVTGMGAVTPLGLDVESTWSRLLAGESGIDTISHFDATDYRAQIAGVVKDFDAKQYMNAKDARRYDEFMHYGVAATSMALHNAGYIDEVSADDAPVKHVDQERFGVILGSGIGGIQTIENSRDMLRDKGAKKVSPFIIPGSIVNMAAGLVAIKHSLKGPNLATATACTTATHAIGLAARLIAYGDADVMLAGGSEKGSSPLGMSGFGAMHALSTRNDEPVKASRPFDKDRDGFVLGDGAGVLVLESLAHAKARGAKILAEVVGFGMSDDASHITAPPEDGSGAARAMQNALNDAGIDPSVVGYVNAHGTSTPAGDVAESIAIETVFAPVKDSILVSSTKSMTGHLLGAAGGIEAIFSILALQHQHVPPTINLDNIEDNCNLDYVAHQSRKVDDLNYAVSNSFGFGGTNGSLIFARWPSSE from the coding sequence ATGAGCCAAAATAGTAATTCACCCACGCCCAACGCCAATAATAACACTCAAGCCGCAGCAGCAAAACCTCGTAAGCCACCACACTATGAGCGCTCAGATGAGACGCGTGTGGTCGTTACTGGTATGGGCGCTGTCACACCTCTGGGGTTAGATGTTGAGAGTACTTGGAGTCGTCTGCTGGCAGGTGAGAGTGGGATTGATACTATCTCGCACTTTGACGCCACTGATTACCGTGCGCAAATTGCAGGTGTCGTCAAAGACTTCGATGCCAAGCAATATATGAATGCCAAAGACGCACGCCGCTATGATGAATTTATGCATTATGGAGTGGCCGCCACCTCAATGGCATTGCATAATGCAGGTTATATTGATGAGGTAAGCGCGGATGATGCCCCTGTCAAACATGTCGATCAGGAGCGTTTTGGTGTCATTTTAGGCTCAGGCATTGGTGGTATCCAAACCATCGAAAATAGCCGTGATATGCTGCGTGATAAAGGCGCCAAAAAAGTCTCTCCGTTTATCATTCCTGGCTCTATTGTCAATATGGCAGCAGGACTGGTAGCAATCAAGCACAGCCTAAAAGGCCCCAATCTTGCCACTGCCACCGCATGTACGACAGCGACTCACGCTATTGGTTTAGCAGCACGCCTAATCGCTTATGGTGATGCGGATGTGATGTTGGCTGGTGGTAGCGAAAAAGGCTCTAGCCCATTAGGAATGTCAGGATTTGGTGCGATGCATGCCCTCTCTACTCGCAATGATGAGCCAGTCAAAGCGTCGCGCCCGTTTGACAAAGACCGTGATGGATTCGTGCTTGGTGACGGTGCAGGTGTATTGGTACTCGAAAGTCTCGCTCATGCAAAAGCACGCGGGGCAAAGATACTGGCAGAAGTGGTTGGCTTTGGCATGAGTGATGACGCCAGCCACATTACCGCGCCGCCTGAAGATGGTAGCGGCGCTGCACGAGCCATGCAAAATGCGCTTAATGATGCTGGTATTGATCCTTCAGTAGTGGGCTATGTCAATGCTCATGGTACCAGCACACCTGCTGGCGATGTCGCTGAGTCGATTGCCATTGAAACGGTATTTGCGCCTGTCAAAGACAGTATCTTAGTCAGCTCCACTAAATCTATGACTGGCCATCTGCTTGGTGCCGCTGGTGGTATCGAAGCCATATTTTCCATACTTGCCCTGCAGCATCAGCATGTCCCGCCGACGATAAATCTAGACAACATCGAAGATAACTGTAACCTAGATTATGTCGCACACCAGTCACGTAAAGTTGATGACTTGAATTATGCTGTCTCTAATAGCTTTGGCTTTGGCGGCACTAATGGCTCATTGATATTTGCCCGCTGGCCTAGTAGTGAGTAA
- a CDS encoding aminopeptidase P family protein, with translation MNKQIIHDRIDSLRKSIAAQDLTAIIVPSADPHLSEYLPEYWQSRLWLSGFTGSVGTLVVTADFAGLWTDSRYWVHAADQLEGTGITLEKLAPGQPNHIDWLAEQLAEGDSVAVDGNVLSIAEQDKLLDAFDVNDITLITERDVLSEIWTDRPALPSAKLYQHEAQFVAQSATSKLATVRAGMADAGTTHHLLSSLDDIAWLTNLRGADVDYNPVFLSHMLISADKAMLFVDKNKVSSDIEKSLKESGITLADYEAVQDALSELTPEDLLLLDPSKVAVGTLSKMADDVGFIEQMAPSTLLKSVKSDTDIDHVREAMRQDGAALCEFFATFEQRLADGERLSELDVDSMLIEVRSQQPHYVSPSFPTIAGFNENGALPHYRATAEKFSYLDVSEGEGGLLLIDSGAQYQNGTTDITRVVGIGQVSNEHKRDFTTVLKAHIALARASFPDGIASPLIDAICRAPLWQAQMDYGHGTGHGVGYFLNVHEGPQVIAYSASTPKERAMKAGMISSNEPGLYREGKWGIRIENLVVNTTVASPTETEFGDFLNFETITYCPIDTRLIEPSLLTQVEIDWLNDYHSQVYAELKDRVDGAALEWLTERTQAI, from the coding sequence ATGAATAAACAAATCATTCATGACCGTATCGATAGTTTACGTAAGAGCATAGCTGCCCAAGACCTCACGGCAATTATCGTACCGTCTGCTGATCCGCATTTGTCTGAGTATTTACCAGAATACTGGCAATCGCGTTTATGGTTATCAGGATTTACAGGCTCAGTCGGTACGCTCGTCGTTACCGCTGATTTTGCTGGACTATGGACCGATAGTCGCTATTGGGTGCACGCAGCGGATCAACTAGAGGGCACGGGTATTACTTTGGAGAAACTTGCTCCAGGTCAGCCAAATCATATTGACTGGCTCGCCGAGCAGTTGGCAGAGGGTGATAGCGTGGCAGTTGATGGTAATGTGCTGTCCATCGCTGAGCAAGATAAGCTACTAGATGCTTTTGATGTCAACGACATTACTTTAATCACTGAGCGTGATGTATTGAGCGAGATATGGACAGATCGTCCAGCGCTACCTTCAGCAAAGCTATATCAACATGAAGCGCAGTTTGTCGCGCAGTCTGCTACCTCAAAGCTTGCCACCGTGCGCGCAGGTATGGCTGACGCAGGCACCACGCATCACTTGCTTTCAAGCTTAGATGATATCGCTTGGTTGACCAATCTGCGCGGCGCTGATGTCGATTACAACCCAGTGTTTTTATCACACATGCTCATCAGTGCAGACAAAGCGATGTTGTTTGTTGATAAAAACAAAGTCAGTAGCGATATCGAAAAATCTCTAAAAGAGAGTGGTATCACGCTTGCTGATTATGAGGCAGTACAGGATGCCTTGAGCGAGCTGACGCCAGAAGACTTGCTATTGTTAGATCCAAGTAAAGTTGCAGTGGGCACGCTATCAAAAATGGCGGACGATGTGGGCTTTATCGAGCAAATGGCACCAAGTACTTTGCTGAAATCTGTCAAATCTGATACTGATATCGATCATGTGCGCGAAGCGATGCGTCAAGATGGCGCGGCACTGTGTGAGTTTTTTGCCACGTTCGAGCAGCGTTTAGCAGACGGTGAGCGTTTAAGTGAGTTAGACGTTGATAGTATGCTGATTGAGGTACGTAGTCAGCAGCCACATTATGTATCGCCAAGCTTTCCAACGATTGCAGGGTTCAATGAAAACGGTGCATTGCCACATTATCGTGCAACGGCAGAAAAATTCAGCTACCTCGATGTGAGTGAAGGCGAGGGCGGTTTATTGCTGATTGACTCAGGTGCCCAGTATCAAAACGGTACCACCGATATCACTCGCGTGGTGGGTATTGGACAAGTAAGTAACGAGCATAAACGCGACTTTACCACGGTACTAAAAGCGCATATTGCTTTGGCACGTGCCAGCTTCCCTGATGGTATTGCCTCGCCACTCATCGATGCGATCTGCCGTGCGCCACTATGGCAAGCGCAGATGGATTATGGTCATGGGACGGGTCATGGTGTTGGTTACTTCTTAAACGTGCATGAAGGTCCGCAAGTCATCGCCTATAGTGCCAGTACACCAAAAGAGCGTGCGATGAAAGCAGGTATGATATCTAGTAATGAGCCAGGTCTATACCGCGAGGGCAAGTGGGGTATTCGTATCGAAAACTTGGTCGTCAATACAACAGTGGCGAGTCCAACTGAGACTGAGTTTGGTGACTTTTTAAACTTTGAAACCATTACTTACTGCCCGATTGATACCCGTTTGATTGAGCCTTCATTGTTGACTCAGGTAGAGATAGATTGGCTAAATGACTATCATAGCCAAGTCTACGCTGAGCTAAAAGATCGCGTTGATGGCGCGGCACTTGAGTGGCTGACCGAGCGTACGCAAGCCATTTAA